From one Luteolibacter sp. SL250 genomic stretch:
- a CDS encoding discoidin domain-containing protein, whose amino-acid sequence MRFPSLTTLAFLSVISSATAENIALGRPYVAYPRLGGHKATNNGNEAKKLTDGLRSAKVLWEDPEHTVGWVDARWPVQVVVDLGKRQPISGITLGCGAGVALSSKRVHIWPGTIDLYVSDDSKEWHRVAELTSLNDLDNEILPPLGNEYAYRNISTNRLRTAGRYVRIVLGTRKEVFLDEIEIRRGDDALLSWKPSKPGVTGDKIEKEIIRTDATLFVSKRRHRMDIATILAQLEDLPEEKAAPIRTRLTALREKAQANNDTPAEKRAILPQGEIGREILAEQAAVWREKDLPPLTIWQTTAGRDPQWLETPPAEKDPRLSVHLIRGEDRTATFNITNASAREQVLTLSIGGHGDASHIRVRSLEWTETVARTAIVHALPDAEKTEGGHRITIPAGMTRQVSLSIHGAGKDGNNAGVVRIAPADASIPAREIPFNVHLHPFDFPEKQSLHFSGWDYLNKWDIARYGVASNVMRPFRELILDYKLDLPWGPITLWPKGNFSAEQTYATPADEPDTAMFDTWVKEIMPTAHGYKLNISGRNKDNRAHINGVHHDKDPEAFDKRVATWLRFWEKHVISLGLDPAKFSLLIIDEPGLDETSPYKEDEAIRAWVEAVKKSGVKFRMWMDPVYHEPWDAWQPSIDAMDELCLKYSHLVTHGPRYVDYYRKRSGKQQLSLYECYPIIGGFDPYSYWRLQAWMAWTMDADAIGFWCVADTGRNASFGSWNNGLNTLHYCPLFLDAKEVVPGKALEAIREGIYDFQYLVMLRDAIKDARGKGVDGKKIEAAEELLADAPQEVLWNNRALAEPKWLATTEIDRTVADRVRVEILETLGDLAR is encoded by the coding sequence ATGCGTTTCCCGTCACTGACCACCCTCGCCTTCCTATCCGTCATTTCCTCCGCCACGGCGGAAAACATCGCTCTCGGCCGGCCCTATGTGGCCTACCCCCGGCTTGGCGGCCACAAGGCCACCAACAACGGCAATGAAGCGAAGAAGCTTACCGACGGACTTCGCTCCGCCAAGGTGTTGTGGGAGGACCCGGAACACACCGTGGGTTGGGTGGACGCGCGGTGGCCGGTGCAGGTCGTGGTGGATCTTGGCAAGCGGCAGCCCATCTCCGGCATCACGCTCGGTTGCGGTGCGGGCGTCGCCCTCAGTTCGAAGCGCGTCCACATCTGGCCCGGCACCATCGACCTCTATGTGAGCGACGACAGCAAGGAATGGCACCGCGTCGCGGAACTCACCTCGCTCAACGACCTGGACAACGAGATCCTGCCACCGCTGGGCAACGAGTACGCCTACCGGAACATCTCCACCAACCGGCTGCGCACGGCGGGGCGCTATGTCCGCATCGTGCTGGGAACCCGCAAGGAAGTGTTTCTCGACGAGATCGAAATCCGACGCGGGGATGATGCGCTGCTTTCCTGGAAGCCATCGAAGCCCGGCGTGACCGGGGACAAGATCGAGAAAGAGATCATCCGCACGGATGCCACGCTGTTCGTGTCAAAGCGGCGGCACCGCATGGACATCGCCACCATCCTCGCTCAGCTCGAGGATCTTCCGGAGGAAAAGGCCGCGCCCATCCGCACCCGGCTCACCGCCCTGCGGGAAAAGGCGCAGGCGAACAACGACACCCCGGCGGAGAAGCGGGCGATCCTGCCGCAGGGGGAGATCGGCCGGGAGATCCTCGCGGAGCAGGCGGCGGTGTGGCGGGAGAAAGACCTGCCACCGCTCACCATCTGGCAGACCACCGCCGGACGGGACCCGCAATGGCTGGAAACGCCTCCCGCAGAAAAGGATCCGCGCCTTTCCGTCCATCTCATCCGTGGGGAGGACCGCACCGCCACCTTCAACATCACGAACGCCTCAGCCCGGGAGCAGGTTCTCACACTTTCCATCGGCGGTCATGGGGATGCATCCCACATCCGCGTGCGCTCCTTGGAGTGGACGGAGACGGTGGCCCGCACCGCCATCGTCCATGCGCTGCCGGACGCGGAGAAGACGGAGGGCGGTCACCGCATCACCATCCCAGCCGGGATGACGCGCCAGGTATCCCTTTCCATCCATGGTGCCGGGAAGGATGGCAACAACGCGGGCGTCGTCAGGATCGCCCCGGCGGATGCGTCCATCCCCGCGCGGGAGATCCCTTTCAACGTCCACCTCCATCCGTTCGACTTCCCGGAAAAGCAGTCGCTCCATTTCTCCGGCTGGGACTACCTGAACAAGTGGGACATCGCCCGCTACGGCGTGGCATCCAATGTCATGCGCCCCTTCCGCGAGCTGATCCTGGACTACAAGCTGGACCTGCCATGGGGGCCTATCACCCTCTGGCCGAAGGGAAACTTCAGCGCGGAGCAGACCTATGCCACGCCCGCCGATGAGCCGGACACCGCCATGTTCGACACCTGGGTGAAGGAGATCATGCCCACGGCGCACGGCTACAAGCTCAACATCTCCGGCCGCAACAAGGACAACCGCGCCCACATCAACGGCGTCCACCATGACAAGGATCCGGAGGCCTTCGACAAGCGCGTCGCCACCTGGCTGCGCTTCTGGGAGAAGCATGTCATCAGCCTGGGCCTGGACCCGGCAAAGTTCTCCCTCCTCATCATCGACGAACCGGGACTGGACGAGACCTCCCCCTACAAGGAGGACGAGGCCATCCGCGCATGGGTGGAGGCGGTGAAGAAATCCGGCGTGAAGTTCCGCATGTGGATGGACCCCGTCTATCATGAACCATGGGACGCCTGGCAGCCGTCCATCGACGCGATGGACGAGCTGTGCCTGAAGTATTCCCACTTGGTCACGCACGGCCCGCGTTACGTGGACTACTACCGGAAACGCTCCGGCAAGCAGCAGCTCAGCCTCTACGAATGCTATCCCATCATCGGCGGATTCGACCCCTACAGCTACTGGCGTCTCCAGGCCTGGATGGCGTGGACGATGGATGCGGACGCCATCGGCTTCTGGTGCGTGGCGGACACCGGGCGGAACGCCAGTTTCGGATCATGGAACAACGGTCTCAACACCCTGCACTATTGCCCGCTGTTTCTGGATGCGAAGGAAGTCGTCCCTGGCAAGGCGCTGGAGGCCATCCGCGAGGGCATCTATGATTTCCAATACCTCGTCATGCTGCGGGACGCGATCAAAGACGCCCGCGGAAAGGGAGTGGATGGCAAGAAGATCGAGGCTGCGGAGGAACTGCTGGCGGATGCGCCGCAGGAAGTCCTGTGGAACAACCGCGCCCTCGCCGAGCCGAAGTGGCTGGCCACCACGGAGATCGATCGCACCGTCGCGGACCGCGTGCGGGTGGAGATTCTGGAGACACTGGGCGATCTGGCGCGGTGA
- a CDS encoding DUF2007 domain-containing protein gives MIELLRQRDLTKINYYQSLLEAAGIPTFIRNENLSTTEGVSIPDFFPALCILNDADEAAAVEIMRRDMEQAERVVEGEVTCAKCSEVSPANFGSCWNCGTALEGMMA, from the coding sequence ATGATCGAACTGCTGCGCCAAAGGGACCTGACGAAGATCAACTACTACCAGTCCCTGCTGGAGGCGGCGGGCATCCCTACCTTCATCCGGAACGAAAACCTCTCCACCACCGAGGGCGTCTCCATCCCGGACTTCTTCCCCGCGCTGTGTATCCTGAATGACGCGGATGAGGCGGCGGCGGTGGAGATCATGCGCCGCGACATGGAGCAGGCGGAGCGGGTGGTGGAGGGCGAAGTCACCTGCGCGAAGTGCAGCGAGGTTTCCCCGGCGAACTTCGGCAGTTGCTGGAACTGCGGCACCGCGCTGGAGGGGATGATGGCGTGA
- the hchA gene encoding glyoxalase III HchA: MDSSCKEPTVDPAEDNAFFPSPYSLSQYTSAKTDFDGTTYPDPYKGGKWKVLMVGTDERYILMKNGRMFSTGNHPVEMLLPMHHMDAAGFGIDVATLSGNPVKLEMWAMPGEDETVRKIYGKYLPKLKQPEKLADIIEEATGPASPYLGVFIPGGHGVLAGIPRSREIKRLLEWAVGDGRLIITLCHGPACLLAAAVDGGEKNYLFKGARICVFPDSLDKGANIGIGYMPGELPWLVGENLQKLGVEILNEGITGQVHRDGKLLTGDSPLASNNLGKLAGPALIGEAKLRDGA, encoded by the coding sequence ATGGATTCATCCTGCAAAGAGCCCACAGTGGATCCGGCGGAGGACAACGCTTTCTTTCCCTCCCCCTATTCCCTTTCCCAATACACCTCCGCGAAGACCGACTTCGACGGCACCACCTATCCGGATCCCTACAAGGGCGGGAAATGGAAGGTCCTGATGGTCGGCACGGACGAGCGGTACATCCTCATGAAAAATGGCAGGATGTTCTCCACCGGCAACCACCCGGTGGAAATGCTGCTGCCGATGCACCATATGGACGCAGCCGGGTTCGGGATCGATGTGGCGACACTTTCCGGAAACCCCGTGAAATTGGAGATGTGGGCCATGCCCGGAGAGGACGAAACAGTCCGGAAAATCTATGGCAAATACCTGCCGAAACTGAAGCAACCGGAGAAGCTGGCGGACATCATCGAAGAAGCGACGGGACCGGCTTCCCCCTACCTCGGCGTTTTCATCCCCGGCGGGCACGGCGTCCTTGCGGGCATCCCGCGCAGCAGGGAGATCAAACGCCTGCTGGAGTGGGCCGTCGGGGACGGGCGCCTCATCATCACGCTCTGTCACGGGCCGGCGTGCCTGCTGGCGGCGGCGGTCGATGGAGGGGAGAAAAACTACCTCTTCAAGGGTGCGCGCATCTGCGTCTTTCCGGACAGCCTCGACAAGGGGGCGAACATCGGGATCGGCTACATGCCGGGGGAACTGCCGTGGTTGGTCGGGGAAAACCTGCAGAAGCTCGGCGTGGAGATCCTCAACGAAGGCATCACCGGCCAGGTCCACCGGGATGGCAAGCTGCTCACCGGAGACAGCCCGCTCGCGTCGAACAACCTCGGCAAACTGGCCGGCCCGGCGCTGATCGGGGAGGCGAAGCTGCGGGACGGGGCATGA
- a CDS encoding serine protease translates to MTPPPADPTPPGKMARQIVAERASVVLVTANEDLQGWQGRKFSQTTAPSDADGGSAAPISPDGYFLTANHVLERMEGRNVFVFYTRSGKLEVNKARVVWRSAPGDLALLHVPVRTPYYYQWTPGDRWLPEGTEVIHGGVSTGYRSGNGKLSSSLPPEGPFTGVRKFKIDIPLLPGDSGGPVVNAVGELVGINSAVEFLVPLETAFFVDSECSRPNTKKLEQIIRADRARQ, encoded by the coding sequence ATGACGCCTCCGCCGGCTGACCCCACGCCTCCGGGAAAGATGGCGCGGCAGATCGTGGCGGAGAGGGCCAGCGTGGTGCTGGTCACCGCGAATGAGGACCTCCAGGGCTGGCAGGGCAGGAAATTCTCCCAGACCACCGCTCCGTCCGATGCGGATGGAGGCTCCGCCGCACCCATTTCTCCGGATGGTTATTTCCTGACCGCCAACCACGTCCTGGAACGCATGGAAGGCAGGAATGTCTTCGTCTTTTATACCCGGAGTGGAAAGCTGGAGGTGAACAAGGCGCGTGTCGTCTGGCGTTCCGCCCCGGGGGATCTGGCGCTGCTCCACGTCCCGGTGCGGACACCCTACTATTACCAATGGACGCCGGGTGACCGCTGGTTGCCGGAGGGCACGGAGGTCATCCATGGCGGAGTCTCCACCGGATACCGTTCCGGCAATGGAAAGTTGTCCTCGTCCCTGCCACCGGAAGGTCCCTTCACCGGTGTGCGCAAGTTCAAGATCGACATCCCGCTGCTGCCCGGTGACAGCGGCGGCCCGGTGGTGAATGCGGTGGGCGAGCTGGTGGGCATCAACTCCGCGGTGGAGTTCCTGGTTCCGCTGGAGACGGCATTCTTCGTGGATTCCGAGTGCAGCCGCCCGAACACGAAGAAGCTTGAACAGATTATCCGAGCTGACCGCGCGAGACAATAA